The DNA sequence CAACAAGCAGAGTGTGGTAGATTGTGGGGACAGCCTCCAGGACAGCTTCCCCTTAGAGAGGAACATTTCTGTGAGTGGGAAGTCTGCTGTTAGCAGGTGCTGGGAATGCAATGCAGAGTTCACCCTTACAGGCAATTTTCTTGTAGTGGAAATAGAGCTGGAGAATGGAGAGATGCCTCTTCACATCTTCATCATGATTGAGAGCACTCAGTTACTGAGTTGTAAGGGAATCTGTGTTTTGCTTACTAAATATTGGCTGATGTGATGGCCTTTTCAGTTTGTGTAGGCAGGGGTGGCTTTGGCCTGTGGGGTGGACTGTATGGCTGTATTACATCAGCTTCACTGAGTGCTGGTACTAGTAATCATGACAAATTTCACAAAAACTTACATTACTGGAACAAACTGGCCTGTTTCTAAACCATGATTTAATTTCAGATACCATGCAGTACTTTTGTACACTGCAAGTAAGAAAAAGCATAGGCTTTTAAAGGGATTTGAATCAAAGTGCTTAATCACAGAAGAACAAACCAAGAAATCCTCATTGTATTGTAGTCAGAAGAGAATATACTTGCACATGATGGTTGCTTAAGTGATTATCCATCTCCTGTCTTGGAGAGCCCACGTTATTCAACCTaaaggctgctgccagcagtggaaAGCGAACACTCAGGGGTTTCTGGGAGGCAGGATTCATGGAGAAAGAGGACTTCAGTGGCCATATGAAAGGTGGAGAGGGAGTTGTCATCTAAAGGGAAGTGACAGCCACTGGTAAGAGATTCCTGGAGTGAGGGGAAACCCTCAAAAACTTGAGTCCTAAGGCCTGATAGCAGCTGTCAAGAAATCTGCTAAGAAGTGCAATGGTTCATGTCAGTCCCTGAGTTGTCAGAAGATGGAAGTGCCTGTCCATGCTCTGAGTGAAGTGTTGGGTTTCCCTTAGCAGGGTGGGAGCAGCTTTTCTTGGACTGTGCGGCCTGGTCTGGAGAAGAGAGCAAGGTGGCCAAGGTGTGTTTCCCTACTGTCCCTAAAATGCTCAAGGACAGCTGTATGATGCTGCCTGTGCATCCCTTGCCTTTCCTTGCTTGGTAGTGGCAGTGGGTGTAAACAGGAGTTGTCACCCTGCTGGAGCCTTTCCAGCCCCTTGGAGGGAGAGTTGGGTGAGatgccagggaaaagggcactgctctgctgttcaCCCTTCCTCTGTCACCTCATGATGATGGACTGATGGCAATTTGTCCCATTAGGCTGAAGGTTTAGATAATGAATGCCTGAGAAGAAAGGCACCTGCTTGGAAGAAGGAGATGAGTTTCCTGCCACAAGTTCAGACAGAGCCTAAGGCTTAGGAAAAGACTGTCTTTTTGCTGCCTATAGTGGCAGGACTTTGAGCAGCACAGTGCCCGTGGGGTTCACCTCCACGCTCAGGGAGGAGATCCAGCTGTACACgccccagtccctgctggctgGCAGCACCTGTCGGATGGAGCAGGCCGGGTTGCAGGCCAGCCCATTGCCGAGGaaggtgagggagaaggtgaactTCTGGGGTCCTCCAATCTCCTGCTGGTTCAGCACGGCCACAGCATAGGCTCGGCCAGACAGGGGCCGCTCCCACAGCTGAAAGTTCTTGTCCTGCCAAGGAGAACACAAACCCAGGGCTTAGGCTGTGCGAGACTGAAGTGGTGATCTTCATGCCTGTCTGTTCCAGCAGGCTTCAGGAACAAATGGGCTCACTGGGCTCCTGTTCCCAAACCCTGAGCACCTCTCCGTCCTCCTGTGCCCCACTCTGCAAACCCCCCGCCCCGATCCTGCTGTACCTTGGAAAGCTGGTATCCCTGCTTGCCCAGTGGGTCCTGGTTGATGGCGATCACCTCTTTGTTCTGGAGCAGCCACTTGGCCTCGGGACTGATGTGCCGCAGGTCGTTGGACATGAACAGGGGAGCGGCCATAATGGCCCACATGGCCATCTGAGTCACCGACtggtcccagctcagcccaaagTTTCCAATCACCAGCTAtgacaagcaaacaaaaagtgCCTGGTAACGCTGCCCGCTGAGGACAAACTGGGCCACAAGTCCCAGGAAATCACAGGGTGGGACCTCTTTGGAGCCTGGCTAGATAGGCTGAGGGCCAGGAGCAGGACCAGCCGGTTGGGAAAAGCAAGGCGTGACTACGTGGCAGTTTAGGATGAGTCCCTGGTGGAAGTGAAGAAAGCTCTTTAAGTGGCTAGGCAGTGTTTAAGGATGCTTTTGGATTCAGATTCTTGCAGTGCTGGCACCCAGAGGTTTTCACTCTGGTGGGACATCAGCACTTTGGAGATTGTCCCCCAATGCCACACCTGTGTTCTGAGCTGGTACTGCTCGTGGAGGCTGTGTGACGCAAAGATGGTGCTTCCTTGGTACTATCCATAGCTGCGGTCCTCTTTCCCTTTCTACCTTGGACCTTCTCATCAAGATCCTGATCCTAGGGTCCCATCAGAGCCCTTCCCCTCAGTGTTTCTCCCCCAGCTCTCTCCCTTCTCATTCTCAGCCCGCAGCTGATGGGAGGCTTTTTTGCTTATGCTTTCAGTGGGATGCGTGTTGCTGTACTTGCCATGTCAGGATCATTCCAGCCCCCTGGCCCAGCTATCTTCACAATGGTGTCCTGGTGAAGTGCTGTCCAGTCTAAGATACTCTTGATGCTGCTCCAGGAGTCATAGACATCATAGAAGTTCCTCCAGTGATTGCAGTACTGTTTGATCTCTGTGTAATTGGGCTGCCAGAACAATGAGTGTGATTAGACAGAG is a window from the Vidua macroura isolate BioBank_ID:100142 chromosome 14, ASM2450914v1, whole genome shotgun sequence genome containing:
- the GLA gene encoding alpha-galactosidase A, with the translated sequence MAAARWTLRWVAAAAAAVAAALALDNGLARTPPMGWLHWERFLCGTDCAADPRRCVSEQLFVEMADRMAAEGWRDAGYEFICIDDCWMAPTRDKRGRLQADPKRFPGGIRKLADYVHSKGLKLGIYSDVGTKTCAGFPGSYNHYDLDAQTFASWGVDLLKFDGCNSDSLEQLAEGYRLMSLALNKTGRSIVYSCEWPFYLRPVQQPNYTEIKQYCNHWRNFYDVYDSWSSIKSILDWTALHQDTIVKIAGPGGWNDPDMLVIGNFGLSWDQSVTQMAMWAIMAAPLFMSNDLRHISPEAKWLLQNKEVIAINQDPLGKQGYQLSKDKNFQLWERPLSGRAYAVAVLNQQEIGGPQKFTFSLTFLGNGLACNPACSIRQVLPASRDWGVYSWISSLSVEVNPTGTVLLKVLPL